One stretch of Pseudomonas azotoformans DNA includes these proteins:
- a CDS encoding LysR family transcriptional regulator, giving the protein MLRSHLPLNALRAFEASARHLSFTRAAIELCVTQAAVSHQVKSLEAQLNVTLFKRLPRGLMLTREGETLLPVLRESFDRIAHTLGQFEGGHYREVLTVGAVGTFAVGWLLPRLADFQQRYPFIDLRLSTHNNRVDVAAEGLDYAIRFGAGAWHGTDACELLGAPLSVLCIPQLAEQLHAPADLLKHTLLRSYRADEWNLWFQAAGLPADTLLPRSIVFDSSLAMMEAALQGLGVALAPAMMFARQLESDVIRQPFDVGITTGSYWLTRLQSRAETAAMLAFKGWLQDRAKEG; this is encoded by the coding sequence ATGCTGCGTTCCCATTTGCCCCTCAATGCCCTGCGCGCGTTCGAGGCGTCGGCCCGGCACCTGAGCTTCACCCGGGCAGCCATCGAGTTGTGCGTGACCCAGGCTGCGGTCAGCCATCAGGTGAAAAGCCTGGAGGCGCAACTCAATGTCACCTTGTTCAAGCGCCTGCCACGCGGCCTGATGCTGACGCGTGAAGGTGAAACCCTGCTGCCGGTGTTGCGCGAGTCCTTCGACCGCATCGCGCATACCCTCGGTCAGTTCGAGGGCGGCCACTACCGTGAGGTCCTCACTGTCGGGGCGGTCGGCACCTTCGCGGTCGGCTGGTTGTTGCCACGCCTGGCGGACTTTCAGCAGCGCTACCCGTTTATCGACTTGCGCCTATCGACCCACAACAACCGCGTCGATGTTGCCGCCGAAGGCCTGGATTACGCGATCCGTTTCGGCGCCGGCGCCTGGCACGGTACGGATGCCTGCGAACTGTTGGGAGCCCCGCTCAGCGTACTCTGCATACCGCAACTGGCCGAACAGTTACACGCACCGGCCGATCTGTTGAAACACACCTTGCTGCGTTCCTATCGCGCCGATGAGTGGAACCTGTGGTTTCAGGCCGCCGGTTTACCCGCCGACACCCTGCTGCCGCGCAGCATTGTGTTCGATTCTTCGCTGGCGATGATGGAGGCGGCCTTGCAAGGCCTCGGCGTGGCCTTGGCGCCGGCGATGATGTTTGCGCGGCAACTGGAGAGTGATGTGATTCGCCAGCCGTTCGACGTTGGCATCACCACCGGCAGTTACTGGTTGACGCGCTTGCAGTCGCGGGCTGAAACGGCGGCGATGCTGGCGTTCAAGGGCTGGTTGCAGGACAGGGCGAAGGAGGGCTGA